GGTGAACTCTTGAGAGTTGATGGATTTCCAGCGCTGGTACGTTGGCTGATTTATCTCGAATACTACTATTCCCTATCCAGCCTTGTTGGCGTGTGGCGTCCAGTATTGATTCCAGGTTATCCCAGTCCATGGTTTGTTTCGGCCATTCAGTACGGCTGTCAGAAATAACTCGTTTTCGGGAAAGTAATACATGCTCATCCTGTTCATCGTGATAGCCGCCGCCAACGTCCGAATGTACGCCAGGTAGAGATATTTCTCTAAAATGCTCAGGCAACGAGCCGTCGGGGTTCGAGATGCTATTAAGAGCAAAATTTTCCCGGCATTCATCAGCGGCAGTAAGGTGGACGGCAGTTTCTACGCTGTTTGGGTCAAGGAAAAGATTAATCGGCGTAGTCTTGTCATTTGAGGCGCTTAGGTCAGTGCGGAGTACGTTTACAACACCTGCGACGGTATCGAAGAGACCAACAAAACGAATCGAAACCTTTTCGGGCCATTTCAAATGATAACGTCCGAAAATTTCCGCCAAGAGACCGTTTTTACCTTTTGAAATTTCGTGTGCGGCGTGGCGTGAGGCTGCTGCTCCCCGACTAAAGCCAAATAAATCGATGGTTAGGCCGCCAATGGCCTTCTTACCCGATGCCCTAGATATGGCCGCGGCGGTATCTTCGAATGCTGATTTTACCTGTTCGGAGATTCCTGAAGAGCCAAGGCCCGTGGCGGAACTCCATAGAGAGTCTTCTCCGCCGGTCGTTGTTCCCACCCCGTTCTTATAAATTCTGATGGTGTGTACAATCTCGTTCTGGCTCGTAGTTTGCTGTTGCCGGTACAAATCGAACAGCTTTGCAACATTGGTTTTGCCATTCGAATAACTTGCCCCCATGACCAGAGCTAAGCGGTGTTTACATTCTTGTACTTCTGCTGGATCGAGAGAGTTCGGTGACGCGCATTTCCTGTTTAGTTCCTCCAGGAAATTCTCAACATTGGTTGCATCGTTCAAAGTCCCATCCGTAAAAATCCCAACCTCAAAATGCAGCTTCTTCTCAGGCTCCGCTTCCTCATCCGATTCCTGCGCTGCAACCCCCAACGGTGCCACCGCAGCGGCCGCAACGATAGGCCCTGAAAGGCTGCGCTCCTGATTCTGTTTGGCTTGGGCACGCTCTTCGGCTTTCTGGGCGCGAAGGTCACTATCGAAGCTGGACGCGGATAGGTGTCCAACCCCGCCGGGGCCGAGGTGATCGATTTGTTCGGGCGTAATCTGCCAGTCATTGAGCTGGGCGATCTTGTGTTCCAGATTCAGCCCGAAGACGCTTTTTTCCAACTGCCAGCGAGCCGGTAGGGCTCCGCCTTCATGCCAGGCAACGAGTGGGCTGAATGGGTGGCCGTCGGTAACCCCATAGACCATGAGCAGTTCGCCTTTCTCGAGCTTTTCCTGGAGGCGATCGACGAACGTTTGTTGATCGAGTGGCTGTTCGAAGGGGGAATCCTCAACCAGGCTTTGATCCCAGGTCAGTGACGAACCGGGGCGATTGGCTAAGAACTCTATCTTACTGGCGGCAACGAAGGGTGATTCGATATTGGGGAGGTCCCGGAGCGTAAGGTCCCGGGGTTTCTTGATCTGCATTTAACGCATGTCCTTTGCGGATTCGTTGCCACGCCGATCCTTGGCGCGTTGGGTGCGTGAGGCTGTCACGCGAATGACATGCAAATGTAACCATAAGTGCCGGGGCATGCAACGGCGGCGCCTTCGCGCTTTGTAAGGTGCCCTAGAGTTCGGCCCTCGGGTTCTTCGGATAATACCGTTCCGGCATACGCTCGATATGAGGGAAGAACCGGGTGTCCTTGTAAGGCATTTTCATAAAGCCGGATACGCCCAAACCGGTGATCTGGTCCACGGCGGCGAGAATGTCGTCCAGGCGGCGGCTGAATTCAGCTTCCTTCGCCGGATCGAGCAGTCGGTAATGACTGTGAATCTTCAGGTGCCGGGGCAGGGCCTCGAAAATGATCATGCCGGTATGGTGGATGGTGTTCAGGGCCTCCAGCGACTTCATGATGGCCTCGGGCAGCACCAGGAATTCCTCCGGATCGGGGCCATCCTCGAAATAGGAGTGGATGCGGGTGCGGTCCTCGATTTCAGGCGCAGCGCTAACCTCGTAACGCAGCCGCATGTCCGGCGAAGGAACGAAGGGTTGGTGCGGTTCGTCGCGGTCCACGTGTAGTGTGTCCCGGGCGTTGAACAGGCAGCTCTTGAAGATACCCTGTCGATAGATCGCCTGGGCCAGGTTGACCATGTTGTTCACGGCCGTGACGAAGGCATCCTTGAGGCTCGGATCGTGCAGGTTAAGCGAGGTGTCGACGTAGACGCCGTTAGCTTCCCAGCGCACCGCCAGCCCGCCTTCCACGGGGTAACGGCCCAACCGGCTCACCGCTGCCAGGAAGGCCTTTTCGGTTTCCCCCATGCCCTGCATGAAGTTCTTGTAGTAGCGGTCGAGCTGCACGTCGTTGACATCATTGAGTGTGGATGGCGCGTTTTCCTCCCTCAGGAACGACTTGCGCGAGCTGTACACGACCGTGTCGATTTCCCGGTCGGACTGCCGGGTCCAGACCGGGACCAGAGGGCTTGGCGCGGGTTCTGGTAGATCGATCATCACTGTTCGGGCCATGCGCGGCATTTCGTTCAGGTAGTAATCACCCGCCCGGTGGCGGGTTTCGGGATCGTCGTCGAGCATGCCGTCGAGCATGCGGGCGAATTCCATGGGTAGCCCGAGTGAGGTGGCTGGAATGGCGCGATGACCAAAGCGGCAGGACTGCCCGGAAGCCAAGGCATAGAGCGTACCCGCGGCGCCCTGTTCGTCGAAGCGTGGCGAGGACAGGCCCCCGTGCAGTTGCTCTTCGCCAATAAAGTAGACATCGCCCAGTCGCGCGTTGGTTTGTTGCAGGTTGTCGGACATTAGCTCCATCACGTTCGCGGTGACGAATTGCTGGTTGGCATCCAGTTGCGCAAATACCGACGAGCCCCAGTCGATCAGCGCGATGTTTTCATGCTCGGCGTCGAAGACCAGGTTGGAAGGCTTGATATCGCCGTGGACGATAGGGCGCCCGGACGGACCGGACTCACGGCGCAGGTTTCGCAGTATATCCGCGATCTGGTCGGCAATGCGTACGACCAGGCGCGGTTTGAGGCGACCCTCGCGTAGCGAGACCTCTTCCAGATTGAGGCCCGCCGCCCGTTCCATCACCAAAATGGGCTGGTTCCGCGCCCGTTGGAAGGCAATCAGGCGAGGCACCCGGGGGTGCTCCACCTGCTCGAGGATAAAGGCCTCGTCCTCAAGACGGTCCTGCAGATGCCGGGGCAGGTTGATACGCGTGAACTTGAACACGTGCTCAAGGTGCCGCGCGCCCTCCAGTGCCAGCCGGCCGGCGAATACGAAGCCATAGGCACCCTTACCGATCATCTCGATATCGCGGTAACCCAGCTGTCGCAACTGGTCCGTGCACAGAGCCACCCAATCCTTCAGCTTTCGCGCATCATCCTCGCTGAGCAGGTAGATTGACTGCTCTTCGGGAATATAGAACTGCTGAAGCTGTGATGGCTCGGTTTCGTGCAGCATGCTCAGCCCAGATGCAGCAACATCGTCTGCGGTGCTTCCAGGTAGCCCTTCCAGCGATTGCTGAAGCGGGCGATGGTACCGCCGTCAATGATGCGATGATCACCGGCCCAGCTGATGGTCATGATCGACCGGGCCACGACCTCGCCATGCTCGTCGAATCGCGGCAGGCGCTGGGTGCGGCCAAGCGCGACGATCGCCACCTCTGGAGGATTGATGATCGGCGCCGCATATGTGCCAGCCAACGCGCCAATGTTGGAGATGGTGATGGTGCCGCCCTTGAGGTCCTCCTGACTCACCCGTCCGTTACGTGCATCTTCGGTCAGGCGTGCCACCTCATCGGCGATTTCCAACAGGCTCAGGCGTTCGACGCCTTTCACGTTCGGCACAATCAAGCCCACCTTGCTGTCGACCGCCATGCCGATGTTGCAGTTGGGCTGGTAGTGGATTTCGGTGACCTCGTCGTTGAGGCGGCTATTAAGTATCGGGAACTCCTGAACCGCCAGTGCCATGGCCTTCATGATGAACGGCATGAGAGTCAGGCGGGTGCCTCGGGTTTCCGCCTCCGGTTTGAGCTTTTCGCGCAGCGCGAGCAGATCGGTTACGTCGATATCCTCACTGAAATTGAAGTGAGGAATGGTCGAGGCCGATTCCGCCATCCGTTTGGCCATGGCCGCCCGCATGCCTTTGATCGGCTCGACCCGGACCTCCTGGTCCCCGGTATCCGCACGGCGTGGTTTGCTGGTCCTGGCCAGTTCGGAGGCTTGGCTCGTGTCTTTTGCTGCGGCTGGTTTCTCCAGATGCGCCAGGATATCCGCCTTGAGGACCCGTCCGTCCTTACCGGTGCCTGCGATGTCGGCCAGTTCCAGATCATGCTCGCGAACCAGGCGCCGAACCGCCGGGCTGGCGGGGATGCGCTGGCGGGTTTGTGGCGAGGTCGTGCTCTTGGCGGTGGCCGGCACCGATTCGCTGCTCTTGGGCTCGGCTTGCTGCTGGGCTTTCGCGGGCGCCGAATCTTCCTCGCGCTCACGGGGCACGAAGGCGAACAGTGGCGAGTGCACCTTGGCCTGTTCTTCCTTCTGGTAATACAGCTTGGACACCCGGCCGGCCTTGGGGGCAGTGATTTCCACCATAGCCTTGTCGGTCATTACATCGACGACGGGCTGGTCTTCCTCGATTTCGTCGCCTTCGGCGATGCGCCATTCCACCACCTCACACTCGACGATACCCTCGCCGATATCCGGCAGGATGAAGTCCTCGGTTTCGCCATCATCGGAAACGGCGGTCTGGCCTTTCTGCTCCGCTTCCTGGACGTTCTTGGTGTAGCTTTCCGCAGTGGATGGCGTTTTTGCCGAAGCACTGTCGCCACTATCTTCATCCTCTTCGGCGATCAGCTCGAACAGCGGCTCATGCACCTTGGCGATGTCGCCTTCCTGGTGGTAGAGACGTGCCACGCGGCCCTTGTAGGGCGCGGGGATTTCCACCAGGGCCTTGTCGGTCATGACCTCGGCCACAGGCTGGTCTTCTTCGATGATGTCGCCTTCGCTCACCAGCCATTTGACCAGCTCGCACTCCACGATACCTTCGCCGATATCGGGCAGTATAAAATCGCTCATGGTTGTTCTCTCCTGTCCTTCCCTCATCCCCAACGAAAATCGGGGACCTAGAATTCCACGCTGTCTTTGATGGCTTCATAGACCTTCAGCTCGTTGGGCAGGTGCTCTTTTTCCAGCACCAGCGGGAAGGGCGTATCCATCCCGGTGACCCGAGCGATCGGGGATTCCAGATAGAGGAAGCAGCGTTCCTGGATCGTGGCGGCGATCTCGCCAGCGAAGCCGCCGGTCAGCGGTGCTTCGTGGGTGACGACCAGCCGGCCGGTCTTGAACACCGAGTCGGCGACGGTTTCCACATCCCACGGCAGGATCGTGCGCAGGTCGATGACTTCACAGGAAATACCTTCCTTTTCCGCCTTCTCGACGGCTTTCTCGATCACCTCCATTTGCGCGCCCCAGCCCAGCACAGTGACATCTGTGCCTTCCTTGAGCACTTCGGCTTCGCCCAAGGGCAACTGGTATTCGCCCTCGGGCACTTCACCGACAGAGGCGCGGTAGAGACGTTTGGGTTCGAAGAACAGGGTCGGATTCGGATCGTGGATCGCGCCCAGCAACAACCCCTTAGCCTGGTGCGGATTGCGTGGCACGGCGATCTTCAGGCCCGGGGTGTGGGCAAAGTAGGCTTCCGGGGACTGGGAGTGATACAAACCGCCGGCAATACCGCCGCCGTAAGGTGCTCGAATGGTCAGGCCGCCCACGTTGAACAGGTTGCCCGACCGGTAGCGGTACTTGGCGGACTCGTTCACGATCTGGTCGAACGCCGGAAAGATATAGTCCGCAAACTGGATCTCAGCTACGGGAATCGAGCCCTGTGCCGCCAGACCATTGGCGAAACCGACGATGCCCTGTTCCACCAGCGGCGTATTGAAACACCGTGCCTTACCGTACTTCTGCTGCAGGTTGCTGGTGGCCCGGAACACGCCGCCGAAGACGCCGACATCCTCACCGAAACACAGTACCCGGTCGTCACCGGCCATCGCGATATCCAGGGCATCGTTGATGGCCTGGAGCATATTCATCTTCGCCATATCAGGCCCCTCCCTTCGACGTGATGGACGGATCGTTCGCGCTCTTCGGATAGGCGTCCGGATACTTGCGGATATGGGCCTTGAGCTTCTCGAACTGGGCGTTCAGCGTCGGAGGTGCCTGGTCATAGACATCGGTCACCAGGGACTCAAGCGGGGGTGGCGGCCGTTTCTGGGCGCGCTTCATGGTTTCCAGGACTTCACGGCGCAGCTCCTCCTGGAGCTTCTTCTCGTCGTCCTCGGTCCACCATTTGTGCTTCTGCATCCAGCGCTGCATGCGCAGCAGCGGATCCTTCTCGCGCCAACTGGCCTCTTCATCCTTGCTGCGATAGCCGGATGGGTCGTCCGAGGAAGAGTGAGCGGCCAGACGATAGGTCATGGCTTCAATCAACACCGGCCGGTTTTCTTCCACCGCCATTTTGCGGGCAAGGCGGGTCGCTTCATGGACCGCGAGGACGTCGTTGCCGTCGACACGGATAACATCCATCTTGTAACCATAGGCCCGTGGCGCCACCCCATCTGCCGCAAACTGCTCGATCGCCGGCGTAGAGATCGCATAGCCGTTGTTGCGGCAGAAAAAGATGACCGGCACGCGATGCACGGCAGCCATGTTCAGGGCGGCGTGGAAGTCGCCCTCCGACGCGGCGCCTTCGCCAAAATAGGTCACCGTGCAGTGGCCCTGGCCGGAGAGCTTCTGGCCGTAGGCGTAGCCGGTCGCCTGGGGAATCTGCGTGGCCAGCGGCGAGGAAATGGTCATGTAATGCAGCTTGGTCGAGCCATAGTGAACCGGCATCTGACGGCCCTTGCCGTAGTCCTTCTCGTTGCCGAACAGCTGGTTCATGAACTCGTCGATGGTGAAGCCACGGTAGGCCAGGGCGCCCTGTTCACGGTACTGGGCCATGATCATGTCGGCGTCGTCGAGCGCGGCGGTACTGCCAATTACGGCGGCTTCCTCGCCGGTACACTGCATGTAGAAACTCAGCCGGCCCTGGCGCTGGGCAGCAAGCATGCGCTCGTCGAGCACCCGGGTCGTCACCATCGCGCGGTAGATGCGCAGGGCTTTGTCTTTGTCGATGTCAGGGGCTTTGGCACCCTTGTATAGGGAGCCGTCCTGCTTGAGCATCTTGAAGGTGGGAATGTGGAATTCCGCACCATCGGTGAAATTCGGGGAGTACACAACCTTGGATCTTGTTGTTGTCATAATCCTCTTCCTGGGGTAGTGGCTTGAGGAACGAGACGCCCCTTGTGGGGGCATCCAATCTTTATAGAGAACTCCGTTCCCTCGGGATCTTTTCCAGAGTATAGAACGCAATACATAGCCCGCAGTTTGTTCACCCGATCTGTGTCGACCGTATGTAAGCGTTGCCGGGCAATGTGTTTTCGCCGCATTTTCCGATGATCAACCGGATGCGACAGAGCTCTCTTGATGCCGAATGGCCGGGTTTGAATAAAACCCGGCTGGATCGGTCAGGGTTGACCTTAACGTAAAG
The window above is part of the Marinobacter nanhaiticus D15-8W genome. Proteins encoded here:
- a CDS encoding T6SS phospholipase effector Tle1-like catalytic domain-containing protein, yielding MQIKKPRDLTLRDLPNIESPFVAASKIEFLANRPGSSLTWDQSLVEDSPFEQPLDQQTFVDRLQEKLEKGELLMVYGVTDGHPFSPLVAWHEGGALPARWQLEKSVFGLNLEHKIAQLNDWQITPEQIDHLGPGGVGHLSASSFDSDLRAQKAEERAQAKQNQERSLSGPIVAAAAVAPLGVAAQESDEEAEPEKKLHFEVGIFTDGTLNDATNVENFLEELNRKCASPNSLDPAEVQECKHRLALVMGASYSNGKTNVAKLFDLYRQQQTTSQNEIVHTIRIYKNGVGTTTGGEDSLWSSATGLGSSGISEQVKSAFEDTAAAISRASGKKAIGGLTIDLFGFSRGAAASRHAAHEISKGKNGLLAEIFGRYHLKWPEKVSIRFVGLFDTVAGVVNVLRTDLSASNDKTTPINLFLDPNSVETAVHLTAADECRENFALNSISNPDGSLPEHFREISLPGVHSDVGGGYHDEQDEHVLLSRKRVISDSRTEWPKQTMDWDNLESILDATRQQGWIGNSSIRDKSANVPALEIHQLSRVHPTPHGRVDLTLEMKRRVFGQYAGVGLRLMHQLALDAGVKLDEIDEKDPTLRLPDELRPIHKTISEQIEAGANTPSLTVDELELLKQRYVHHSDNFNTVEFMLGNKIAELEVPWDLLLPFMPTHDRARIIHPNEPEHS
- a CDS encoding protein kinase domain-containing protein — protein: MLHETEPSQLQQFYIPEEQSIYLLSEDDARKLKDWVALCTDQLRQLGYRDIEMIGKGAYGFVFAGRLALEGARHLEHVFKFTRINLPRHLQDRLEDEAFILEQVEHPRVPRLIAFQRARNQPILVMERAAGLNLEEVSLREGRLKPRLVVRIADQIADILRNLRRESGPSGRPIVHGDIKPSNLVFDAEHENIALIDWGSSVFAQLDANQQFVTANVMELMSDNLQQTNARLGDVYFIGEEQLHGGLSSPRFDEQGAAGTLYALASGQSCRFGHRAIPATSLGLPMEFARMLDGMLDDDPETRHRAGDYYLNEMPRMARTVMIDLPEPAPSPLVPVWTRQSDREIDTVVYSSRKSFLREENAPSTLNDVNDVQLDRYYKNFMQGMGETEKAFLAAVSRLGRYPVEGGLAVRWEANGVYVDTSLNLHDPSLKDAFVTAVNNMVNLAQAIYRQGIFKSCLFNARDTLHVDRDEPHQPFVPSPDMRLRYEVSAAPEIEDRTRIHSYFEDGPDPEEFLVLPEAIMKSLEALNTIHHTGMIIFEALPRHLKIHSHYRLLDPAKEAEFSRRLDDILAAVDQITGLGVSGFMKMPYKDTRFFPHIERMPERYYPKNPRAEL
- a CDS encoding dihydrolipoyllysine-residue acetyltransferase — its product is MSDFILPDIGEGIVECELVKWLVSEGDIIEEDQPVAEVMTDKALVEIPAPYKGRVARLYHQEGDIAKVHEPLFELIAEEDEDSGDSASAKTPSTAESYTKNVQEAEQKGQTAVSDDGETEDFILPDIGEGIVECEVVEWRIAEGDEIEEDQPVVDVMTDKAMVEITAPKAGRVSKLYYQKEEQAKVHSPLFAFVPREREEDSAPAKAQQQAEPKSSESVPATAKSTTSPQTRQRIPASPAVRRLVREHDLELADIAGTGKDGRVLKADILAHLEKPAAAKDTSQASELARTSKPRRADTGDQEVRVEPIKGMRAAMAKRMAESASTIPHFNFSEDIDVTDLLALREKLKPEAETRGTRLTLMPFIMKAMALAVQEFPILNSRLNDEVTEIHYQPNCNIGMAVDSKVGLIVPNVKGVERLSLLEIADEVARLTEDARNGRVSQEDLKGGTITISNIGALAGTYAAPIINPPEVAIVALGRTQRLPRFDEHGEVVARSIMTISWAGDHRIIDGGTIARFSNRWKGYLEAPQTMLLHLG
- a CDS encoding alpha-ketoacid dehydrogenase subunit beta: MAKMNMLQAINDALDIAMAGDDRVLCFGEDVGVFGGVFRATSNLQQKYGKARCFNTPLVEQGIVGFANGLAAQGSIPVAEIQFADYIFPAFDQIVNESAKYRYRSGNLFNVGGLTIRAPYGGGIAGGLYHSQSPEAYFAHTPGLKIAVPRNPHQAKGLLLGAIHDPNPTLFFEPKRLYRASVGEVPEGEYQLPLGEAEVLKEGTDVTVLGWGAQMEVIEKAVEKAEKEGISCEVIDLRTILPWDVETVADSVFKTGRLVVTHEAPLTGGFAGEIAATIQERCFLYLESPIARVTGMDTPFPLVLEKEHLPNELKVYEAIKDSVEF
- a CDS encoding thiamine pyrophosphate-dependent dehydrogenase E1 component subunit alpha yields the protein MTTTRSKVVYSPNFTDGAEFHIPTFKMLKQDGSLYKGAKAPDIDKDKALRIYRAMVTTRVLDERMLAAQRQGRLSFYMQCTGEEAAVIGSTAALDDADMIMAQYREQGALAYRGFTIDEFMNQLFGNEKDYGKGRQMPVHYGSTKLHYMTISSPLATQIPQATGYAYGQKLSGQGHCTVTYFGEGAASEGDFHAALNMAAVHRVPVIFFCRNNGYAISTPAIEQFAADGVAPRAYGYKMDVIRVDGNDVLAVHEATRLARKMAVEENRPVLIEAMTYRLAAHSSSDDPSGYRSKDEEASWREKDPLLRMQRWMQKHKWWTEDDEKKLQEELRREVLETMKRAQKRPPPPLESLVTDVYDQAPPTLNAQFEKLKAHIRKYPDAYPKSANDPSITSKGGA